DNA from Canis lupus baileyi chromosome 6, mCanLup2.hap1, whole genome shotgun sequence:
GAGCCGCGGCCCCTGCAGCGGGGCCCTGGTGGACGCCAATTCCAACAGCCCAGCTGTGCCCTGCCGATGCTGCCAGGAGCACGGGCCCAGCTTGGAGAATCGACAGGACCcagtgcaggaggaggagggggctgcctCTCCCTCGGACCCGGGCTGCTCCTCCTCGCTCAGCTCCTGCTCAGATCTTAGTCCAGATGAGTCCCCCATCTCAGTGTACTCGCAGGGCCTCCCAGGTGAGGAAGATGTCCACCCTCAGCCCAGCATCATCCCCCTGGAGCAGGGCTCCCCGCTGGCCTCCGCAGGCCCTGGCGCCTGCTCTCCGGACAGCTTCTGTTGCTCGCCCGATTCCTGCTCCGGAGCGTCCTCCCCACGGAGCCCCGGTCTGGACTCCAACCGCAACACCCTGACCACCTGCCAGGAGCCCCCTTCCCCGGGgctagaggaggaggaggagggaggggagcaggatctCCTTGCCTCCGAGCTCCCGGAGCCCGACGCTGGGAAAACCGAACCCAGCTGGAAAATCAACCCCATTTGGAAAATTGACACGGAGCTCCCCGATGTCGGCTGGAAAGCCACGGGGATCATTGACTCTGGCTGCACCATCCGCGGGAACAGCAGCTCTAGCTGGACAACGGAACCTGCAAAACTCGACTCCGGCTGCAAAAGCAACCCAGTTATCACCGAAGCCAGCCCAAAAACAGATGCGGGGTGGAGTGACGTCAGCGGGGAGCCGGCGTCGCACCGGACAATCACGTCCTTCCATGAGCTGGCCCAGAAGCGCAAGCGgggcccggggctgccccccGTGCCGCAGGTCAAGAAGGACCGCAGCGACTGGCTCATCGTATTCTCGCCCGACAGCGAGCTGCCCCCCAGCGGCTCCCTGGGAGGCTCCCCGGCGCCGCCCCGGGAGGTCACCACCTTCAAGGAGCTCCGCTCCCGGAGCCGGGCCACGCCCCCGCCGGTGCCGCCCCGGGATCCCCCGGTCGGCTGGGCCTTGgtgccgccccggcccccgcccccgcccgtccCACCGCGGAGGAGGAAGAACCGGCCCGGGCTGCAGCCCATCACCGAGCGGCCGCCCGAGGAGGGCAGGGCGGGCAGCCCCGTGGCTGGCCAggaggccgccgccgcccgggagCCCGAGGAGCCGGGCGCGCAGGCCAGCCGCGCGGGTAAGCCGCCGCAGGGAGCCGCGGGGTCGGGGGGCGGGTAGGTGAGGGGCTGCGGCCTCGCTCCCTACCCCCCGCCTccggcccgccccgcgcccccggtcTGGGCCACCCGCCCCCTTCCCGCCCCCCTCGCACCGCCTCCCGCCCCGCCAACGGCGAGCGCTCCGggagggggacctggggggccgCGGGGCTATGGCACTAACTCTCTGCTCCCTCTTTCTCCGCCCGTCCCGCCTGGCTGCCGCctcgctccccccgccccccccgctgCAGCCGgcccccccccgccgcgcccgccctccgccccccggtccgcggccgccccgcgccccctgctGGAGGGCGCGGGCACGGCGGGGACTCCGCTCCCGGCGCGTCCCGCCGGCCCTCCCCGCGCGGGGCTGCGGCTACTGGGCGCGCCGAGGCCTCCGCAGGAGCGGCTGCTGCCGGTCCGCCAGTCCCCGGTGGGCGCGCACTCGCCCCCGGCTCGgggggccctgccctgcctggccaGCCCCGAGCTGGCCCTGCTGCTCTCCCCGCTCTTTCCCAGAAGCAGCACCTtccccgccgcggcccccccgccccgccaggtGCCCGCCCCCCCGCTGCCACCACCGCCGCGCCCGCAGAAGGGCTCCCGCCGGACCAGGAGCCCGCCGCCTCCGCCCAGGCTACGTAAGACGGACCCGGGCTCGCCCGCggggtcccccgcccccccgagcCCGTCCTCCCCCTCCAGGGTCCTCGGGTGAGGCGGCGCTGCCCCGCCCGCCCGTGGGGGGCACCTGGCCCCGCGCCTCGAGGCCCGGGCGAGGGGTCGCGGGCCGGGGCCTGTGCGGTGCTGGGGTGTGGGGGGCACAGTACGCCCTGCCTCGCTCGGGGGGTGAGGGGAAAGCAGGCGCCGGACCCCAGTGGGCCCACGCCCGCGCCTCCCAGcctacccccctcccctccccaggtcGCCTCTTTCTCCGTGTCTCCTCCCACTCCCGTTGGTCGGTCTGTTTGTCTGTCCATTGGTCCTGGCCCCCCACGTgctccccgggctgccctccccccaccccggcccattgggcggggcgcgcggggctgtCCGGGCGGAGGTTGGCGCGGGCcccggagggggaggggcagcgagCTCGGGGCGCCCCACCCGGCCTAGggccctgtccctgtccctgtccctgctaGTTTCCGGCCCCGGGTGCTGCGGGCGACCTGGGCGCCAGCCCGGTGCCCTCGGGTCACCGTGGTAAGTGCCGCCTCCTTCTTCCTTCGCGGCAGCCCAGAGTTCCTGGTCGTTCGCCGGTGTCCCCGGGGCCCAGCGACGGTGGATGGcagaggcccagagcgggaccgGCCAGCTGCAGGAGCAGAAGAAAGGTAGGACGCCCGGACCTCTGACCCCAGCCCTTGGGTTGGCTGCTGCTCTGTTAGGCCTCGGCGCCCTGTCGGCCTGTAGGAGCCTGGGTGTCCGGCCCTGGGGTGTTTGCCACACAGACGTGAGCTCCCCACCCGCCCTTTGCAGGGCTCCTGATAGCTGTGAGCGCCTCCGTGGACAAGATCATCTCGCACTTTGGGGCGGCCCGGAACTTGGTTCAGAAGGTGAGGGCGGCGGTGGGGAGGCTGTGGGGGCCCCTGAACAgtaggtggggtgggggcagcaggcacCTCGGACAAGCGGGTTGTGCCACCCCCAGGCCCAGTTGGGGGACAGCCGTCTGAGCCCAGATGTGGGGCATCTGGTGCTGACTACCCTCTGTCCGGCCCTGCACGCCCTGGTGGCCGACGGCCTGAAGCCGTTCCGGAAGGACCTCATCACGGGGCAGCGCAGGAGTAGCCCCTGGAGCGTGGTGGAGGCTTCTGTGAAGCCAGGTGAGGTCCCCTGaggggggtgctggggtgggCAGGCCGGATGAGGTGGGGTAGGGGCTGGagctggtggggtggggtggggcacaggtaggcaggggcagggcaaggtggggcaggggcaggggcaggggcgggtggGGTCCTGGCTGATAGTGCGGTGTCCACAGGTGCCAGCAGCCGGGCGCTGGGGACTCTGTACGGCCAGGTCAGCCGTCTAGCCCCGTTGAGCAGCAGCCGCAGCCGCTTTCACGCCTTCATCTTGGGCCTCCTCAAGTGAGTGGCTGTGTTTCTGGTGCCCCTCCCATGGCTTGGGGGCCATCGGCGGTCATGGGTGGAGGGACGCAGCGTCCCTGAGGTGGCCTCCCCTCTCCGAAGCCCTACGCCGGCCTGAGCTCCTGTCCGTTCCCCTCCAGCACCAAGCAGCTGGAGCTGTGGTTCTCGAGCCTCCAGGAAGATGCAGGTCAGTCGCCCATGGGTAGGGCAGTTTGCCCACTAGGGGCAAAGAGGGGGGCACTGTCTCTTCTGTGGGTCCCCCTGGTGCCAGAGGGACCTTGATCCTCATTTCCAGTTTGGTGACTTAGACTTCTAGTGTGTCCTGTTCCCCCCTAGCAGGAAAGAGCCAGATCCTCCCTGAAACCTCCAGAGTCTTGCATGTTgggcctcttcctccttcccaggcctgggcagtgtttttttccagctccttacCCCAGGGCCCTCCTTTTGCTGTggtcacctcccctccccccaggaagTCTCCCTCATCCTTGGGGACCTTGTTGGGAGGGTCCCAGGGAGCCCACTTCCCACATTGTGTCGTTGAGGGGCCAGGCCTCCTTCCTGCCATTCCGGGGTCACCACTCAGCCCATGGGCCTGGGGCTGACCTGGGGGCTGACATCAGCCTGCTGTCCCCAGGCCTGCTGTCCCTCCTGTACCTGCCCACTGGCTTCTTCTCCTTGGCCCGGGCTggctgccctgccctggccacggagctgctgctcctgctccagcCACTGTCTGTGCTCACCTTCCACCTGGACCTGCTGTTCgagcaccaccaccacctgccccTGGGCCCCCCACCCACCACTGCCACCCCAGGCTCACCTCCTGCCCTGCAGCAGACGGTGCACGCAGTGCTGCATTGGGGGGGGCGGCTGGCCCAGAGCCTTCGGGGGGCCCCTGGGGATACGCCTTCTGGCCCTTCGGCCCTCGAGAGCACCCCAGCGCCGGGCAGCTGGTGGGAGCAGCTGACCCAGGCCTCCCGGGTCTATGCCTCTGGGGGCACCGAGGGCTTCCCCCTTCCCCGGTGGAGGGCCTGGCGTCCAGGGACGGCGGCTGGAGGCCCCCACGACAGGCCCCTGCCCACAGAGGAGGCCACGGCCGGCCGAGGTCCGTGGCTGGGGAGGCTGTTTGGAGTGCCTGGGGGCCTGGCGGAAGGGGACGGAGGAACGCTGAAGTCCAGGTACTGCCACCACCAGTCTCCTGCTAGGCCTCTGATCCTTTCTCAGAGCCCTGTTTGCCCCAGGGGGAACCTCGGGGGATCCTTGAGGCCTCTTCGTTGTGTGAGAACCCGCAGGGCACTCTCTGTGTTGCCTCTTGGCCTCAAAGATGGAGATATTTACTGCCTGCCCTTTACCGAATCTCAGGGGGCTGCTTCCGGCTCCAGGGTTGTCCTTCCATAGCTCCTTTTGGTGTTTGGTGTTGCGGACCTTGGACCCAGGTGTCTCATCACCCTGAGGCCCCCTCAGTCCGCAGCTGTCACGCCTCCCTCAGCAGTGACCCACTCCCAACCTCTTCCCATCTCCAAAATCCTGGGTTCCAGCGTTTGTTTTCTGGAGGTTGGGTGACTTCTATGACCCCGTGTCCTTTCCTCCAGGAGACCATCCAGCTGGCTGCCCCCGACAGTGAGTGTGTTGGCTCTGGTGAAGCGGGGGGCACCTCCCGAGACCAACTCGTCTCCTGAGGAACTTGAGGCCTCAGCTGCCAGCATGGTGGAGACCCACAGGTGTGGGGGTGCAAACCACAGGTGGGGGGTACAGATCACAGGTGTGGGGGTGTAGACCACAGGTGTGGGGATTGCAGACCCACAGGTGGGAGAGATAAGCATGAAAGGTCTCAGACTGTGAGGTCAGTGGTTGGCTTGCGTTCCATCTCTGCTGTTGGCATAAGGCTCTggtctctgggcctgtttctctGTAAAAGGCAGATAAGTGCTCCTTTTGTTACATAAGAGCGTGAACTTAGTTTTACAAAGGCGTGTAGCACACGGTGTGCGCCtggttagtggttgccagaacCGTCCGTGTCCCCGGGTGGGGACACGTCCTATAGTGGGGATGTTTAGCTTAGATGCCAGGGGTCTTGTGCTCTGGAGTCTGGCCTCCGTTGGGTGCTCTCAGGCCACTGAATTAGGTTTCTGGACTTTTTCTTCGTCCAACGGTATTTTTCCAGTACTTACTACGAGCCTGGCATTATGCTCCGCAGGGGCCAGGAAGGCCACCTCACTGGAGTCCATGCCCGCCTGGAGCTTTGGCCAGGGAAGGTTCCCAAGAGTGAGGCTTGGTGACAGCTACGTGTGGTGGCTGCTTTAGGAGAGAGGACTGAGGGCCTGGGGCGGTGTATGGGTCAGGAAAGGCCCCGGGTGGTGGCTGTGCGGGAGGAaccaggagcagaggcagagaggcccTGGGGATGGCGAGGAGGAGCTGGGCCTGTTTGTGTCTGGGGGGAGAATGGACATGGCAGCAGTGAAGGAGTGCTGGAGGCAGGGAACCCGGCTTCACCCTGTCACCCTGGGTGCCGGGGAGGGGTCTGAAGCCTGGAGATGAAGCAGCCATTGGTTTGGGAAGCCCTCTGGCTGCAGGCAGGGAGAGGTGAGCGGGCCCAGATCGGTGGTCCTGAGAGAGGGTGGAGCCCTAGGAGGGCGGCAGGGAGTCCATGAGGAGGATGCATGGAAAGCAAGGTGATTGAAGTTGGGGGCGACACCCCCGAGGACCCTGGGGGAGGGCCTGGCTGGGAGGGTTCAGGTAAGTGCCTTGGTTTCCATCTGTTGGATAGGAGCCCCGGGGCGTGGGGGCGGGTCAGATAAGCGGCCCCAGATGGATCCCTCGAGTTCGAGGTCCCCCGCTGCGACAGCTtcaccccagcccacccctctGGCTCCCCGAAGGGCCGTGCGCACGCTCTGTGACCACGTGGCGGCGACACCTGAGCAGCTGAGCTTCCAGCGCGGGGAGGTGCTGCGCGTCCTGGCCACCGTGAACGAGGACTGGCTTCGCTGTGGGCGGGATGGCGCCGAGGGGCTGGTGCCTGTGGGCTACACCTCTCTCATCCTCTAGACCGGTCACCGGTCTGGTCGGTGGCCGCCTCTCCCTCCTGCGCCCTGGAACCCAGCGGCCTCAGAACCCCGCCCAGCTGTCCTGGACACAGAACGATTCTTCCTCCCGAATCTGCATCCCTCTCTGCAAATGGGAAATGACCTTCCCTCCCCCCTCATGCCATCTGTAAGGTGAAATCTGCTCCTCTTCTGATGTGAAAAGGagtttccctctacctctctccccacCTGCACAGGGAAGCATCCCCTCCCGCCCACACACTGGAACTTgagcccctctgcctcctcctgctGAGTGGACTGTGCCAGTGCCACGTGCGTCTCTTTCCCCAAGACTAGAAGGGCCTCGAGGGTCCTTCCCACCTCTGGTCACCCCCACCTGCGCACCGCCCTCCTTGCCTGTATTTATTATGTTCTTATGCTGTGCCAGGTGCTAAAGtccggaccccccccccccccaccgtgggGGGCCCCTGGTGTTGGTCTGCCTACCCCTCATTGTCCCAATAAAGTGTGGGAGCTGAACGTGTATGTGTCACTGGGTTACGGTATGGGGGCTCTGGGGACGGAGGGGGGGCCCCCTTCCCAGCAGAGATCCCAGAAAGGCAGGGTTGCCTTGTTTTCCAAGGTGATAGGGGAGGACACTCAGTGGACAGGGGCTGTGGGGAGGCTGGGCCTGTACCTGTGTTCCTGAGACCCCTGGGCCAGGTGCTGGGAGGGCTCAGAAAGTTGTAGAAgtgacactttttttaaaagattttatttatttattcatgagagacacacagaaagagagaggcagagacacagagagagggagaagcaggcttcatgcagggagcctgatgtgggactcgatcccaagaccccaggattatgccctgggccgaaggcaggctttaaaccactgagctacccagggatccccgaggtgACACTTTTTCATGTCACCAGTCCTCAGTGATACAGTTTTTTTTGGAAAGCACCCTCATGGCATTTCGGGTCCTTCGTTAGTGGATGAGGCTGCATCTGGAGAGGAGAACACATGGAACTCTCCGTGGGGCTTGGGAGGGAGGTCAGTAACTGCCCACAGGAGAGCCACCAGGAGGTGAGAAGTCAGGAGAGTCAGGGGACACAGGACCAGGAGGTGAACACAGGGAAAGGACCCTGGACAAATTTTGTTCCACCTTTGGGAACTTGGGTCAAGGTGACAACAGGCtggcacagagagaggaggaggggccaTCCTCAGGCGTGGGCTTCCCAGTTCCTGGCCCCTTCTGGGGACTCCTCTACTCCTTCCTTAGTTTTGCTCTGGCTTTGGCTGCCTTCTGGCTCTGAGACCTGACCTCTTGGGTTGGCCCCAATACACCCTTTCTCACACTGGACTGAGAGCCTTAGAATCTATTGCCTTCACGGTCTAAGTGCTCACGTTGCTGAAGCTTCTccaattgctttttatttttatttattttttaaagatttatttttatttatttatttatttatttatttatttatttatttatttatttatgatagagagaggcagagacacaggaggaaagagaagcaggctccatgctagtagcccgacgcgggactcgatcctgggactccaggatcgcgccctgggccaaaggcaggcgccaaactgctgagccacccagggatcccttatttattttttaaaaaagatttctgtatttattcatgagaaacaggcacagagagagagaaaggcagagacatagagggagaagcaggctcctcatagggagcctgatacaagactctatcccggatcccaggatcatgccctaaggcggcgctcaactgctgagccatccaagtgtcctgctttttatctttataatgAGGTTCTACAACAGGACACATGCCAGACTGGGGTTACTTTGACTTTGGGACCAGTGTTTCTCAGTGTGACACGCACATGGGGGGGCCCATGATTCTTGTAGGCCACAACAGAGCCTCTGCTTTCCTGACCCCACCTGCCCTGTCCTGACCCTAGCCCTGTGCACTGGCCTTCACAGTGAGTCATCCTAACCACTGGGAAGAGCCTAGAAGAGTGGTGCTACCTAGCATGTCACTGGATGCTGGTGGTCTAGTGGTCTCAGTGGTAAGACCCGCAGACCTCCTTGCAGAGCATCGTGAAATGGATCAAATATGACTAGGAAATGTAACTTTGTTATGGTCACATACTACTTAGAACAGTTGTACTGGGTACCAATGCTTAAGACATAAGGATAATAAAAACAGCGTGTGGACAAGAGTGTTGCCTAACAACAAGAGAGACTCATGTCCTTGTGGGAGCTGACAGACGTCCAGTT
Protein-coding regions in this window:
- the RUSC1 gene encoding AP-4 complex accessory subunit RUSC1 isoform X3 — translated: MLSPQRALLCNLNHIHLQHVSLGLHLSRRPELREGSLSTSPPPGDTGGKESRGPCSGALVDANSNSPAVPCRCCQEHGPSLENRQDPVQEEEGAASPSDPGCSSSLSSCSDLSPDESPISVYSQGLPGEEDVHPQPSIIPLEQGSPLASAGPGACSPDSFCCSPDSCSGASSPRSPGLDSNRNTLTTCQEPPSPGLEEEEEGGEQDLLASELPEPDAGKTEPSWKINPIWKIDTELPDVGWKATGIIDSGCTIRGNSSSSWTTEPAKLDSGCKSNPVITEASPKTDAGWSDVSGEPASHRTITSFHELAQKRKRGPGLPPVPQVKKDRSDWLIVFSPDSELPPSGSLGGSPAPPREVTTFKELRSRSRATPPPVPPRDPPVGWALVPPRPPPPPVPPRRRKNRPGLQPITERPPEEGRAGSPVAGQEAAAAREPEEPGAQASRAAQSSWSFAGVPGAQRRWMAEAQSGTGQLQEQKKGLLIAVSASVDKIISHFGAARNLVQKAQLGDSRLSPDVGHLVLTTLCPALHALVADGLKPFRKDLITGQRRSSPWSVVEASVKPGASSRALGTLYGQVSRLAPLSSSRSRFHAFILGLLNTKQLELWFSSLQEDAGLLSLLYLPTGFFSLARAGCPALATELLLLLQPLSVLTFHLDLLFEHHHHLPLGPPPTTATPGSPPALQQTVHAVLHWGGRLAQSLRGAPGDTPSGPSALESTPAPGSWWEQLTQASRVYASGGTEGFPLPRWRAWRPGTAAGGPHDRPLPTEEATAGRGPWLGRLFGVPGGLAEGDGGTLKSRRPSSWLPPTVSVLALVKRGAPPETNSSPEELEASAASMVETHRCGGANHREASPPAHTLELEPLCLLLLSGLCQCHVRLFPQD
- the RUSC1 gene encoding AP-4 complex accessory subunit RUSC1 isoform X1; its protein translation is MLSPQRALLCNLNHIHLQHVSLGLHLSRRPELREGSLSTSPPPGDTGGKESRGPCSGALVDANSNSPAVPCRCCQEHGPSLENRQDPVQEEEGAASPSDPGCSSSLSSCSDLSPDESPISVYSQGLPGEEDVHPQPSIIPLEQGSPLASAGPGACSPDSFCCSPDSCSGASSPRSPGLDSNRNTLTTCQEPPSPGLEEEEEGGEQDLLASELPEPDAGKTEPSWKINPIWKIDTELPDVGWKATGIIDSGCTIRGNSSSSWTTEPAKLDSGCKSNPVITEASPKTDAGWSDVSGEPASHRTITSFHELAQKRKRGPGLPPVPQVKKDRSDWLIVFSPDSELPPSGSLGGSPAPPREVTTFKELRSRSRATPPPVPPRDPPVGWALVPPRPPPPPVPPRRRKNRPGLQPITERPPEEGRAGSPVAGQEAAAAREPEEPGAQASRAAQSSWSFAGVPGAQRRWMAEAQSGTGQLQEQKKGLLIAVSASVDKIISHFGAARNLVQKAQLGDSRLSPDVGHLVLTTLCPALHALVADGLKPFRKDLITGQRRSSPWSVVEASVKPGASSRALGTLYGQVSRLAPLSSSRSRFHAFILGLLNTKQLELWFSSLQEDAGLLSLLYLPTGFFSLARAGCPALATELLLLLQPLSVLTFHLDLLFEHHHHLPLGPPPTTATPGSPPALQQTVHAVLHWGGRLAQSLRGAPGDTPSGPSALESTPAPGSWWEQLTQASRVYASGGTEGFPLPRWRAWRPGTAAGGPHDRPLPTEEATAGRGPWLGRLFGVPGGLAEGDGGTLKSRRPSSWLPPTVSVLALVKRGAPPETNSSPEELEASAASMVETHRCGGANHRAVRTLCDHVAATPEQLSFQRGEVLRVLATVNEDWLRCGRDGAEGLVPVGYTSLIL
- the RUSC1 gene encoding AP-4 complex accessory subunit RUSC1 isoform X2, coding for MLSPQRALLCNLNHIHLQHVSLGLHLSRRPELREGSLSTSPPPGDTGGKESRGPCSGALVDANSNSPAVPCRCCQEHGPSLENRQDPVQEEEGAASPSDPGCSSSLSSCSDLSPDESPISVYSQGLPGEEDVHPQPSIIPLEQGSPLASAGPGACSPDSFCCSPDSCSGASSPRSPGLDSNRNTLTTCQEPPSPGLEEEEEGGEQDLLASELPEPDAGKTEPSWKINPIWKIDTELPDVGWKATGIIDSGCTIRGNSSSSWTTEPAKLDSGCKSNPVITEASPKTDAGWSDVSGEPASHRTITSFHELAQKRKRGPGLPPVPQVKKDRSDWLIVFSPDSELPPSGSLGGSPAPPREVTTFKELRSRSRATPPPVPPRDPPVGWALVPPRPPPPPVPPRRRKNRPGLQPITERPPEEGRAGSPVAGQEAAAAREPEEPGAQASRAAQSSWSFAGVPGAQRRWMAEAQSGTGQLQEQKKGLLIAVSASVDKIISHFGAARNLVQKAQLGDSRLSPDVGHLVLTTLCPALHALVADGLKPFRKDLITGQRRSSPWSVVEASVKPGASSRALGTLYGQVSRLAPLSSSRSRFHAFILGLLNTKQLELWFSSLQEDAGLLSLLYLPTGFFSLARAGCPALATELLLLLQPLSVLTFHLDLLFEHHHHLPLGPPPTTATPGSPPALQQTVHAVLHWGGRLAQSLRGAPGDTPSGPSALESTPAPGSWWEQLTQASRVYASGGTEGFPLPRWRAWRPGTAAGGPHDRPLPTEEATAGRGPWLGRLFGVPGGLAEGDGGTLKSRRPSSWLPPTVSVLALVKRGAPPETNSSPEELEASAASMVETHRAVRTLCDHVAATPEQLSFQRGEVLRVLATVNEDWLRCGRDGAEGLVPVGYTSLIL
- the RUSC1 gene encoding AP-4 complex accessory subunit RUSC1 isoform X4, whose product is MLSPQRALLCNLNHIHLQHVSLGLHLSRRPELREGSLSTSPPPGDTGGKESRGPCSGALVDANSNSPAVPCRCCQEHGPSLENRQDPVQEEEGAASPSDPGCSSSLSSCSDLSPDESPISVYSQGLPGEEDVHPQPSIIPLEQGSPLASAGPGACSPDSFCCSPDSCSGASSPRSPGLDSNRNTLTTCQEPPSPGLEEEEEGGEQDLLASELPEPDAGKTEPSWKINPIWKIDTELPDVGWKATGIIDSGCTIRGNSSSSWTTEPAKLDSGCKSNPVITEASPKTDAGWSDVSGEPASHRTITSFHELAQKRKRGPGLPPVPQVKKDRSDWLIVFSPDSELPPSGSLGGSPAPPREVTTFKELRSRSRATPPPVPPRDPPVGWALVPPRPPPPPVPPRRRKNRPGLQPITERPPEEGRAGSPVAGQEAAAAREPEEPGAQASRAAQSSWSFAGVPGAQRRWMAEAQSGTGQLQEQKKGLLIAVSASVDKIISHFGAARNLVQKAQLGDSRLSPDVGHLVLTTLCPALHALVADGLKPFRKDLITGQRRSSPWSVVEASVKPGASSRALGTLYGQVSRLAPLSSSRSRFHAFILGLLNTKQLELWFSSLQEDAGLLSLLYLPTGFFSLARAGCPALATELLLLLQPLSVLTFHLDLLFEHHHHLPLGPPPTTATPGSPPALQQTVHAVLHWGGRLAQSLRGAPGDTPSGPSALESTPAPGSWWEQLTQASRVYASGGTEGFPLPRWRAWRPGTAAGGPHDRPLPTEEATAGRGPWLGRLFGVPGGLAEGDGGTLKSRRPSSWLPPTVSVLALVKRGAPPETNSSPEELEASAASMVETHREASPPAHTLELEPLCLLLLSGLCQCHVRLFPQD
- the RUSC1 gene encoding AP-4 complex accessory subunit RUSC1 isoform X7 encodes the protein MLSPQRALLCNLNHIHLQHVSLGLHLSRRPELREGSLSTSPPPGDTGGKESRGPCSGALVDANSNSPAVPCRCCQEHGPSLENRQDPVQEEEGAASPSDPGCSSSLSSCSDLSPDESPISVYSQGLPGEEDVHPQPSIIPLEQGSPLASAGPGACSPDSFCCSPDSCSGASSPRSPGLDSNRNTLTTCQEPPSPGLEEEEEGGEQDLLASELPEPDAGKTEPSWKINPIWKIDTELPDVGWKATGIIDSGCTIRGNSSSSWTTEPAKLDSGCKSNPVITEASPKTDAGWSDVSGEPASHRTITSFHELAQKRKRGPGLPPVPQVKKDRSDWLIVFSPDSELPPSGSLGGSPAPPREVTTFKELRSRSRATPPPVPPRDPPVGWALVPPRPPPPPVPPRRRKNRPGLQPITERPPEEGRAGSPVAGQEAAAAREPEEPGAHAAAGPPPPRPPSAPRSAAAPRPLLEGAGTAGTPLPARPAGPPRAGLRLLGAPRPPQERLLPVRQSPVGAHSPPARGALPCLASPELALLLSPLFPRSSTFPAAAPPPRQVPAPPLPPPPRPQKGSRRTRSPPPPPRLPQSSWSFAGVPGAQRRWMAEAQSGTGQLQEQKKGLLIAVSASVDKIISHFGAARNLVQKAQLGDSRLSPDVGHLVLTTLCPALHALVADGLKPFRKDLITGQRRSSPWSVVEASVKPGASSRALGTLYGQVSRLAPLSSSRSRFHAFILGLLNTKQLELWFSSLQEDAGLLSLLYLPTGFFSLARAGCPALATELLLLLQPLSVLTFHLDLLFEHHHHLPLGPPPTTATPGSPPALQQTVHAVLHWGGRLAQSLRGAPGDTPSGPSALESTPAPGSWWEQLTQASRVYASGGTEGFPLPRWRAWRPGTAAGGPHDRPLPTEEATAGRGPWLGRLFGVPGGLAEGDGGTLKSRRPSSWLPPTVSVLALVKRGAPPETNSSPEELEASAASMVETHRAVRTLCDHVAATPEQLSFQRGEVLRVLATVNEDWLRCGRDGAEGLVPVGYTSLIL
- the RUSC1 gene encoding AP-4 complex accessory subunit RUSC1 isoform X5, producing MLSPQRALLCNLNHIHLQHVSLGLHLSRRPELREGSLSTSPPPGDTGGKESRGPCSGALVDANSNSPAVPCRCCQEHGPSLENRQDPVQEEEGAASPSDPGCSSSLSSCSDLSPDESPISVYSQGLPGEEDVHPQPSIIPLEQGSPLASAGPGACSPDSFCCSPDSCSGASSPRSPGLDSNRNTLTTCQEPPSPGLEEEEEGGEQDLLASELPEPDAGKTEPSWKINPIWKIDTELPDVGWKATGIIDSGCTIRGNSSSSWTTEPAKLDSGCKSNPVITEASPKTDAGWSDVSGEPASHRTITSFHELAQKRKRGPGLPPVPQVKKDRSDWLIVFSPDSELPPSGSLGGSPAPPREVTTFKELRSRSRATPPPVPPRDPPVGWALVPPRPPPPPVPPRRRKNRPGLQPITERPPEEGRAGSPVAGQEAAAAREPEEPGAQASRAAQSSWSFAGVPGAQRRWMAEAQSGTGQLQEQKKGLLIAVSASVDKIISHFGAARNLVQKAQLGDSRLSPDVGHLVLTTLCPALHALVADGLKPFRKDLITGQRRSSPWSVVEASVKPGASSRALGTLYGQVSRLAPLSSSRSRFHAFILGLLNTKQLELWFSSLQEDAGLLSLLYLPTGFFSLARAGCPALATELLLLLQPLSVLTFHLDLLFEHHHHLPLGPPPTTATPGSPPALQQTVHAVLHWGGRLAQSLRGAPGDTPSGPSALESTPAPGSWWEQLTQASRVYASGGTEGFPLPRWRAWRPGTAAGGPHDRPLPTEEATAGRGPWLGRLFGVPGGLAEGDGGTLKSRRPSSWLPPTVSVLALVKRGAPPETNSSPEELEASAASMVETHRSPGAWGRVR
- the RUSC1 gene encoding AP-4 complex accessory subunit RUSC1 isoform X6, yielding MAEAQSGTGQLQEQKKGLLIAVSASVDKIISHFGAARNLVQKAQLGDSRLSPDVGHLVLTTLCPALHALVADGLKPFRKDLITGQRRSSPWSVVEASVKPGASSRALGTLYGQVSRLAPLSSSRSRFHAFILGLLNTKQLELWFSSLQEDAGLLSLLYLPTGFFSLARAGCPALATELLLLLQPLSVLTFHLDLLFEHHHHLPLGPPPTTATPGSPPALQQTVHAVLHWGGRLAQSLRGAPGDTPSGPSALESTPAPGSWWEQLTQASRVYASGGTEGFPLPRWRAWRPGTAAGGPHDRPLPTEEATAGRGPWLGRLFGVPGGLAEGDGGTLKSRRPSSWLPPTVSVLALVKRGAPPETNSSPEELEASAASMVETHRAVRTLCDHVAATPEQLSFQRGEVLRVLATVNEDWLRCGRDGAEGLVPVGYTSLIL